Proteins encoded in a region of the Populus nigra chromosome 3, ddPopNigr1.1, whole genome shotgun sequence genome:
- the LOC133689291 gene encoding choline monooxygenase, chloroplastic, with amino-acid sequence MTMITATTMAVLLKPMITAHRLLLFQTQKHTTIIAKQQKQHGSLLVASSARQSDNYCQNLVDEFDPNIPIEKALTPPSSWYTDPSFFDFELHRVFYKGWQAVGYTEQIKNPHDFFTGRLGNVEFLVCRDDDGKIHAFHNVCRHHASLVASGNGQKSCFVCPYHGWTYGLDGALLKATRITGIQNFDVNEFGLKPLNVATWGPFVLLNLDKEILPQQEAGNTVGSEWLGSCSEFLGANGVDSSLSYLCRRVYDIECNWKVFCDNYLDGGYHVPYAHKGLASGLKLNSYSTKTYEKVSIQSCDGGSTESEDDIDRLGSKALYAFIYPNFMINRYGPWMDTNLVLPLGPRKCQVIFDYFIEAHLKDDKDFIERSLVDSERVQIEDIVLCEGVQRGLETPAYCSGRYAPTVEHAMHHFHQLLHYILKE; translated from the exons ATGACCATGATCACTGCAACTACAATGGCAGTACTGCTCAAACCCATGATCACTGCTCACCGCCTTCTCCTCTTCCAAACCCAAAAACACACTACAATTAttgcaaaacaacaaaaacaacatgggTCTCTTCTTGTTGCCAGCTCTGCCCGTCAGAGTGATAACTACTGTCAAAATCTGGTCGATGAATTTGACCCAAATATTCCTATAGAGAAAGCCTTGACCCCACCTAGCTCATGGTACActgacccttctttttttgattttgaactCCATCGTGTCTTCTATAAAGGCTGGCAGGCTGTTG gATATACTGAACAGATAAAGAATCCTCATGATTTTTTCACTGGAAG ATTGGGGAATGTAGAGTTTCTGGTGTGTCGAGATGATGATGGCAAGATTCATGCTTTTCACAATGTGTGTCGCCATCATGCCTCTCTTGTTGCATCTGGAAATGGGCAAAAGTCTTGTTTTGTATGCCCTTATCAT GGGTGGACATATGGGTTGGATGGAGCACTTCTTAAAGCAACCAGGATAACCGGGATCCAAAATTTTGATGTAAAT GAGTTTGGGCTTAAACCACTAAATGTAGCAACTTGGGGGCCATTTGTTCTTCTCAATTTGGACAAGGAGATTTTACCTCAGCAAGAAGCTGGCAATACAGTGGGGAGTGAATGGCTTGGTAGCTGTTCAGAATTTCTTGGTGCAAATGGAGTTGATTCTTCTCTAAGCTATCTTTGCAGGCGTGTATACGATATTGAATGTAACTGGAAG gtgTTCTGTGATAATTACTTAGATGGTGGTTACCATGTACCATATGCTCATAAAGGCCTTGCATCTGGTCTTAAGCTTAATTCTTACTCCACCAAG ACATATGAAAAGGTTAGCATCCAAAGTTGTGATGGTGGCTCGACAGAAAGTGAAGATGATATTGATCGACTTGGGTCAAAAGCCTTGTATGCTTTCATTTACcctaattttatgattaacaG GTATGGACCATGGATGGACACTAATCTGGTGCTCCCGCTAGGACCCAGGAAATGCCAGGTGATATTTGACTACTTTATTGAAGCCCATCTCAAG GACGACAAAGATTTCATAGAAAGAAGTCTAGTTGATAGTGAGAGAGTGCAG ATAGAAGATATCGTGTTGTGTGAAGGTGTTCAGAGAGGCCTTGAAACACCAGCATACTGTAGCGGCAGATACGCTCCCACGGTTGAGCATGCCATGCACCATTTCCACCAATTGCTTCACTATATACTCAAAGAATGA